One genomic window of Acidovorax radicis includes the following:
- a CDS encoding alpha/beta fold hydrolase gives MIEPTLNYVLCSGPAAEGTLPVTPAIEPAPCGQHRMAYWEWNATGNPAHPHVVMCVHGLSRQGRDFDTLARALSPHARVICPDVVGRGHSDWLADPLGYQIPQYAADMLALLAQVHHAAPIATLDWVGTSMGGLIGMAVAGQAGLPLPAPVRRLVLNDVGPTIQWEALQRIGQYLGQLVRFESLQQAADAMWAVSTSFGPHTPAQWLELSRAMVRPLPEGGVTLHYDPRIVVPFKSLTQAAALEGEKTLWQLYDHITAHTLLLRGAQSDLLTRDTAHAMALRGPRAHMVEFDGVGHAPTLVAPDQVAAVTGFLLASESVMAG, from the coding sequence ATGATTGAACCTACGCTGAACTACGTACTGTGCTCTGGCCCTGCCGCAGAGGGCACTTTACCGGTGACTCCGGCCATTGAGCCCGCGCCCTGCGGGCAGCACCGGATGGCGTACTGGGAATGGAACGCCACAGGCAACCCAGCGCACCCCCACGTGGTCATGTGTGTGCATGGCCTGTCGCGCCAGGGGCGCGACTTTGACACCCTGGCGCGCGCGCTCAGCCCTCATGCCCGCGTGATTTGCCCCGATGTCGTGGGGCGTGGCCACAGCGACTGGCTGGCTGACCCCCTGGGTTACCAGATACCGCAGTACGCAGCCGACATGCTGGCACTGCTGGCGCAGGTGCACCACGCTGCGCCCATCGCCACGCTCGACTGGGTGGGGACCAGCATGGGCGGGCTGATTGGCATGGCCGTGGCGGGTCAGGCCGGGTTGCCGCTACCCGCGCCAGTGCGTCGCCTGGTGCTTAACGATGTCGGGCCCACCATCCAATGGGAGGCGCTGCAGCGCATTGGCCAATACCTTGGGCAACTGGTGCGTTTCGAGTCGCTGCAACAGGCGGCTGACGCCATGTGGGCAGTTTCCACCAGCTTTGGCCCCCACACACCTGCACAGTGGCTGGAGCTGTCGCGCGCAATGGTGCGCCCGTTGCCAGAAGGGGGTGTCACGCTGCACTACGACCCCCGCATTGTTGTGCCATTCAAAAGCCTCACGCAGGCCGCCGCTTTAGAAGGAGAAAAGACGCTGTGGCAGCTGTATGACCACATCACGGCGCATACCCTGCTGCTGCGTGGTGCGCAGTCAGACCTGCTGACGCGCGACACTGCACATGCCATGGCGCTGCGGGGCCCGCGTGCACACATGGTTGAATTTGACGGTGTGGGGCACGCCCCCACACTGGTGGCGCCCGATCAGGTGGCCGCGGTCACCGGTTTTTTGCTGGCGTCGGAAAGTGTTATGGCCGGATGA